From the genome of Prevotella herbatica, one region includes:
- the tsaB gene encoding tRNA (adenosine(37)-N6)-threonylcarbamoyltransferase complex dimerization subunit type 1 TsaB, translating to MSCILNIETSTNVCSVAVSNDAECIFNKEDYSGPHHNEQLGRYVDEALSFIDSHSLKLDAVAVSCGPGSYTGLRIGTSMAKGICYGRDVKLIAIPTLELLAVPVLLKEQAEEENALLVPMLDARRMEVYAEVFNRSLDEVRPIKADVVTVDTYKEYLEKGPVYFFGNGAAKCMEEINNPNAHLIKDVVPLAKYMFPLAEKRIAQGKFEDVAYFVPFYLKDFVAKLPKKLL from the coding sequence ATGTCGTGTATATTGAACATTGAAACGAGCACAAACGTGTGCTCTGTAGCAGTTAGTAATGACGCCGAATGCATCTTTAACAAAGAAGATTACAGCGGACCACATCACAATGAACAACTTGGACGCTATGTTGATGAGGCTCTTTCATTTATAGACAGTCACTCATTAAAATTAGACGCTGTGGCTGTAAGTTGTGGTCCAGGTTCTTATACCGGACTGCGAATAGGTACTTCTATGGCAAAAGGAATTTGCTATGGTCGTGATGTGAAGCTGATTGCCATACCGACTTTGGAACTTCTTGCCGTGCCAGTATTATTGAAAGAGCAGGCTGAGGAAGAAAATGCATTACTAGTGCCAATGCTTGACGCACGCCGCATGGAAGTATATGCAGAGGTATTCAATCGCTCACTTGATGAGGTGAGACCAATAAAGGCTGACGTTGTGACAGTTGATACCTATAAAGAATATCTTGAAAAGGGCCCGGTGTATTTCTTCGGAAACGGAGCAGCAAAGTGTATGGAAGAGATTAATAATCCTAACGCACACTTGATCAAAGACGTCGTGCCACTAGCTAAATATATGTTTCCACTGGCAGAAAAGCGCATAGCACAAGGGAAGTTTGAAGACGTTGCATATTTCGTGCCGTTCTATCTGAAAGACTTCGTTGCAAAATTGCCTAAAAAATTATTATGA
- a CDS encoding DUF4290 domain-containing protein, which produces MNIQGLDYNTQREQLVMPEYGREVQNMVDICGKLDTKAMRQSCAEAIVTIMERMFPQNHEDVNYKQKLWDHLAIMSDFKLDIDWPYDISQANKILAKPQPMEYPMTKISVRHYGHIMAEVFERLKTMDPGEERDALTKLAANQMKLSLIMWSHGSCDDEKVASDLAKYTDGKIQLDLNTFVFNKIMENEPVGNNRNNNNRNGNVSNNGNNNKRRRR; this is translated from the coding sequence ATGAACATCCAAGGATTAGACTACAACACACAGCGTGAACAGCTTGTCATGCCTGAATACGGGCGTGAGGTGCAGAATATGGTTGACATTTGTGGCAAACTTGATACGAAAGCCATGCGTCAATCGTGTGCGGAAGCCATAGTAACCATCATGGAAAGAATGTTTCCCCAAAATCACGAGGACGTGAACTATAAACAAAAGTTGTGGGACCATCTTGCAATCATGAGTGACTTTAAGTTGGATATTGATTGGCCTTACGACATCAGTCAAGCCAACAAGATTTTAGCAAAGCCGCAGCCTATGGAGTATCCCATGACAAAAATTTCGGTAAGACACTACGGTCACATAATGGCTGAGGTGTTTGAACGATTGAAGACCATGGACCCTGGTGAGGAGCGTGACGCACTTACCAAACTTGCTGCTAACCAGATGAAGTTGAGCCTGATTATGTGGAGTCACGGTTCGTGTGACGACGAGAAGGTGGCTTCTGACTTGGCAAAATATACTGACGGAAAAATTCAGCTTGACCTGAATACATTCGTTTTCAACAAAATTATGGAGAATGAGCCTGTTGGCAATAACCGTAATAACAATAACCGTAATGGTAATGTTAGTAACAACGGTAACAACAATAAGCGCAGAAGAAGATAA
- a CDS encoding 1-deoxy-D-xylulose-5-phosphate reductoisomerase → MKKQQICILGSTGSIGTQALDVISQHGDLYEVYCLTANNSVEKLSEQAHQFKPAAVVIANEEKYKELQDLLADEPDIKIYAGKSALEQIVEAEPIDMVLAAMVGFSGFLPTINAIKAHKKICLANKETLVVAGELICNLAKENHVPILPVDSEHSAIFQSIVGDADNEIDKILLTCSGGPFRLFSDEQLNTVTAADALKHPTWNMGAKITIDSASLMNKGFEVMEAKWLFGVPAERIQVLIHPQSVVHSAVQFVDGAVKAQLGVPDMRLPIQYAFSFPKRLPLNGERLDLFKQQKLEFFEPDIKKFKCLALAYDAINKGGNMPCILNAANEIANSAFRKEQCSFKGMATIIEQTMAKATFDKNPNLDVYLQTDKEARAIASEIIKNINE, encoded by the coding sequence ATGAAGAAACAACAAATATGTATCCTCGGTTCTACGGGAAGTATAGGAACACAGGCGCTTGATGTAATCTCGCAGCATGGAGACTTGTACGAAGTGTACTGTCTCACTGCCAACAACAGTGTTGAGAAACTTTCCGAACAGGCTCATCAATTCAAGCCTGCTGCAGTGGTTATTGCTAACGAGGAGAAATATAAGGAATTGCAAGACCTGCTTGCTGATGAACCTGACATTAAAATTTATGCGGGAAAATCGGCGCTTGAACAGATTGTTGAAGCTGAACCGATAGACATGGTTCTTGCTGCAATGGTAGGGTTTTCGGGATTTCTTCCAACAATAAATGCAATCAAAGCACATAAGAAGATTTGTCTTGCCAACAAGGAAACTCTTGTTGTAGCAGGCGAACTTATATGCAATCTTGCAAAGGAAAACCATGTTCCAATATTGCCGGTAGACAGTGAACACAGTGCAATATTTCAGAGTATTGTTGGTGACGCTGACAATGAAATTGACAAGATATTGCTTACTTGCTCAGGAGGTCCGTTCAGATTATTTTCTGATGAACAGTTGAATACTGTGACCGCAGCTGATGCATTGAAGCATCCTACTTGGAATATGGGAGCAAAAATCACCATAGACTCAGCTTCGCTTATGAACAAAGGCTTTGAGGTGATGGAGGCTAAATGGCTGTTTGGTGTTCCTGCAGAAAGAATCCAAGTGCTGATTCATCCGCAGAGCGTTGTTCACAGTGCTGTGCAGTTTGTTGATGGTGCGGTGAAGGCTCAGTTGGGAGTTCCAGACATGAGACTACCAATACAATACGCATTCTCATTCCCCAAGAGGTTACCATTAAATGGTGAACGTCTTGACCTGTTCAAACAGCAGAAGCTGGAATTCTTTGAACCGGATATAAAGAAGTTTAAATGTCTTGCTCTGGCTTATGATGCAATTAACAAGGGAGGAAACATGCCTTGTATTCTCAATGCAGCCAACGAAATAGCAAATTCTGCATTCAGAAAGGAGCAATGCTCTTTCAAGGGAATGGCAACGATAATAGAGCAGACTATGGCTAAAGCCACATTCGACAAGAATCCTAATCTTGATGTCTATTTGCAGACAGACAAGGAGGCGCGAGCAATAGCAAGCGAAATCATCAAAAATATTAATGAATAA
- the murA gene encoding UDP-N-acetylglucosamine 1-carboxyvinyltransferase, with protein sequence MESFIIEGGHRLKGTITPQGAKNEALEVICAILLTSDPVRIKNIPEILDVKNLIQLLKDIGVKVTHNAENDYTFQAAELNLDYLESQEFVDKCSSLRGSVLMIGPMLGRFGKATIAKPGGDKIGRRRLDTHFQGFKHLGAKFVKDTERDVFKIESKKLKGCYMLLDEASVTGTANIIMAAVMAKGTTTIYNAACEPYIQQLCHLLNAMGANISGIASNLITIVGVDKLHGADHTILPDMIEVGSFIGMAAMVGDGVRIKNVSLKDLGIIPDAFRRIGVKIETEGDDLIIPHQPHYVVDSFIDGTIMTLADAPWPGLTPDLISVLLVVATQARGSVLIHQKMFESRLFFVDKLIDMGAQIILCDPHRAVVVGHDHKLVLRAGRMTSPDIRAGIALLIAAMSAEGTSCIANIAQIDRGYENIENRLNKLGACIKRVDD encoded by the coding sequence ATGGAATCATTCATCATAGAAGGTGGACACCGACTGAAAGGAACCATCACTCCACAGGGAGCTAAAAACGAGGCATTGGAAGTTATTTGCGCAATATTGCTAACTTCTGATCCAGTGAGAATAAAGAATATCCCAGAAATACTGGATGTTAAAAATCTCATTCAACTGTTGAAGGATATTGGCGTAAAGGTAACGCACAACGCTGAAAATGATTACACTTTTCAGGCAGCCGAGCTGAATCTTGACTATCTAGAAAGTCAGGAGTTTGTTGATAAATGTTCTTCTTTGCGAGGCAGTGTGCTCATGATAGGTCCAATGCTCGGTAGATTCGGAAAGGCTACCATCGCCAAACCAGGCGGTGACAAGATAGGACGTAGACGACTTGATACTCACTTCCAAGGATTCAAGCATCTTGGTGCAAAGTTTGTGAAAGACACAGAACGTGATGTATTCAAGATTGAAAGCAAAAAACTGAAAGGTTGCTACATGCTGCTTGATGAGGCTTCGGTTACTGGAACGGCAAACATTATCATGGCTGCCGTGATGGCAAAGGGCACAACGACAATATATAATGCGGCATGTGAACCTTATATTCAGCAACTGTGCCACTTGCTTAACGCAATGGGTGCAAATATCAGTGGAATAGCAAGTAATCTGATTACAATTGTCGGTGTAGACAAATTACACGGTGCCGACCATACTATATTACCAGACATGATAGAGGTAGGATCTTTTATCGGAATGGCTGCAATGGTGGGCGACGGAGTAAGAATAAAAAATGTATCGCTGAAAGATCTCGGTATTATCCCTGATGCGTTCAGACGAATTGGAGTGAAGATCGAAACTGAAGGAGACGACCTGATTATTCCACATCAACCACATTATGTTGTTGATTCTTTTATTGACGGAACGATAATGACTCTTGCTGATGCTCCTTGGCCAGGCTTGACGCCAGACCTCATCTCTGTTCTTCTTGTTGTAGCTACACAGGCTCGTGGTTCAGTGCTTATTCATCAGAAAATGTTTGAAAGCCGTCTGTTCTTCGTAGACAAGTTGATTGACATGGGAGCACAGATCATACTTTGCGACCCACACCGTGCTGTTGTGGTAGGTCACGACCATAAATTGGTGTTGCGTGCAGGACGAATGACAAGTCCTGATATCCGTGCGGGTATTGCACTTCTTATTGCAGCAATGAGTGCTGAAGGAACAAGTTGCATTGCCAACATTGCACAGATAGATCGTGGTTACGAGAATATTGAAAATAGACTTAATAAACTTGGTGCCTGCATCAAACGAGTAGATGATTAG
- the rimM gene encoding ribosome maturation factor RimM (Essential for efficient processing of 16S rRNA): MIRREEVYKIGKLGKPHGVKGEISFMFDDDVFDRVDADYLILDVDGILVPFFIEEYRFRSDEIALVKFEDIDTQDKARDLTGDEIYFPRSLSDGGDENVSWAEIFGFEVVDKNTNKTIGIIKSVDDSTINTLFEIETNDGKDVLIPANEDLIHEADMENRRIKMFIPEGLLDL, encoded by the coding sequence ATGATTAGACGTGAAGAAGTATATAAAATAGGTAAGCTGGGAAAACCTCACGGAGTGAAAGGCGAAATATCGTTCATGTTTGACGATGATGTCTTTGACCGTGTAGACGCAGATTATCTTATCTTGGACGTAGACGGAATATTGGTTCCTTTCTTTATAGAAGAATACCGTTTCCGCAGCGACGAGATCGCACTTGTGAAATTTGAAGATATTGATACTCAGGATAAAGCTCGTGACCTTACTGGTGACGAAATCTATTTTCCACGAAGTCTTTCTGACGGCGGTGATGAAAATGTTTCCTGGGCAGAAATATTCGGTTTTGAAGTTGTTGATAAAAACACCAATAAGACAATAGGTATAATAAAGTCAGTAGACGACTCAACCATTAACACGCTTTTTGAAATAGAGACGAATGATGGCAAGGATGTTCTTATTCCAGCCAATGAGGATCTAATTCATGAAGCTGACATGGAAAATCGCCGAATAAAGATGTTTATTCCGGAAGGTCTGCTCGACCTGTAA
- the rseP gene encoding RIP metalloprotease RseP: MEVFLVRLLQFLLSISLLVLLHEGGHLFFAKLFGIRVEKFYIFMDLGIGKWGGSLFRFKPKKSDTEYGMGWLPLGGYCKISGMIDESFDTEQMSKPAEAWEFRSKPAWQRLLVMIGGVSVNFILALFIYAMLMFSWGETYVQTKDMKQGFVFNEEAKSYGFKDHDILLGTENGTFKDFGAKMYREISKAKRVDVMRDGKKVSINLTGDLNLLDMIKTTPAFCLPYVPANVDSVMAGGPAAKAGIKKGDKIVALNGKKITSSNQFTNELSILDDVLAAAKTHADSVKVRTVTVGVIASGADSAVAKKMLLTPDLKLAVGFPGINTLYTPFHKSYGFFESIPAGIKYGWDILHGYVSDMKYVFSADGAKSLGGFGAIGSMFPSTWDWYVFWKMTAFLSIILAFMNILPIPALDGGHVLFLIYEIITGRKLGEKFMIRAEYIGISILILLMVVANLNDILRWLGYMH, from the coding sequence ATGGAAGTATTTTTAGTAAGATTATTACAGTTTCTGTTGTCAATATCACTTTTGGTTCTGCTTCATGAGGGAGGACACCTGTTCTTCGCAAAACTGTTTGGAATAAGAGTCGAGAAGTTCTATATATTTATGGATCTTGGAATTGGTAAGTGGGGTGGAAGTCTATTCCGTTTCAAACCAAAGAAGAGTGACACTGAATATGGTATGGGTTGGTTACCACTGGGTGGCTACTGCAAAATATCAGGAATGATTGACGAAAGTTTTGACACAGAACAGATGTCTAAGCCTGCCGAGGCTTGGGAATTTCGCTCAAAACCAGCTTGGCAGAGATTGCTTGTTATGATTGGTGGAGTTTCTGTAAACTTCATCCTAGCTCTTTTCATTTATGCAATGTTGATGTTCTCATGGGGTGAGACATACGTTCAGACAAAAGATATGAAGCAAGGCTTCGTGTTTAATGAGGAGGCAAAAAGCTACGGATTCAAGGATCATGATATTCTCCTAGGAACAGAGAACGGAACATTCAAGGATTTCGGTGCTAAAATGTATCGTGAAATATCTAAAGCCAAGCGTGTAGATGTTATGCGTGACGGTAAGAAGGTAAGTATAAACCTCACAGGTGACCTGAATCTGCTGGATATGATAAAGACAACGCCTGCGTTCTGTCTTCCTTATGTTCCTGCAAATGTGGACTCGGTAATGGCTGGAGGTCCTGCGGCTAAGGCTGGAATAAAGAAGGGCGACAAGATTGTTGCACTAAATGGCAAGAAGATAACTTCTTCTAATCAGTTTACCAACGAATTATCAATACTTGACGATGTGCTTGCTGCTGCAAAGACTCATGCTGACAGTGTTAAGGTGCGCACGGTAACTGTAGGTGTTATTGCAAGTGGTGCAGATTCTGCTGTCGCAAAAAAGATGTTGCTTACACCAGACTTGAAACTAGCTGTAGGTTTCCCTGGAATTAATACCCTTTACACTCCTTTCCATAAGAGCTATGGTTTCTTTGAGAGTATTCCTGCTGGAATCAAATATGGTTGGGACATTCTTCATGGTTACGTGAGTGACATGAAATATGTTTTCTCTGCAGACGGAGCTAAGAGCCTTGGAGGTTTTGGAGCAATAGGCAGTATGTTCCCATCTACATGGGATTGGTACGTATTCTGGAAGATGACCGCTTTCTTAAGCATTATTCTTGCTTTCATGAATATTCTCCCAATTCCTGCACTCGACGGTGGACACGTTCTGTTCCTTATATATGAAATTATCACCGGACGAAAGTTAGGTGAAAAGTTTATGATTAGGGCAGAATACATCGGAATATCCATCTTGATATTATTGATGGTGGTCGCCAATCTCAACGACATTTTGCGTTGGCTGGGCTATATGCATTAG